The genomic interval GGCCATATAGATCAGCGCTTGAATCACTACGCTTTGGTCTACTGCAATATTAGGCAGGAATTTGGCCAGCTGCGCTGACATGGCCTGAACAATAAGGTGTGCCGCGGTTAACCCCAGCAGTCCGCCGATAAATGCCAGTAGCAATGACTCCGCCAGTACCATGTTGAAAATCCGCATAGAGGTAAAGCCAAGGGTTTTCAGTACCGCGATTTCATTGGTGCGTTCGCGAATGGCTAATACCATGGTATTGCCCACCACGATCAGAATGGTAAAAAAGGCCATGAAAACGACACCGAAAATAATCAGGCCAATATTGCCAATTTGTTCGAGAAAGGCTTTATTGAATGCTTTTTCAGTGCTTGTTTTTGTTTCTGCGCTCGAGTTTGCAAAATTATCGTCAACGGCTTTGGCAACAGTTTCATTCAGTCTGGCATCAGTTGTGGTGAGCGTGAGCCAACCCACACTATCGCCACCGTAGGAATTGGTTTCGCGAAAATACTTGTAGTGGAACACCATATAGCCGGTGTCTACCTTTAAGTCCTCTGCGCGAAAAATGCCATCAACGGTAAATTCCCAAGTTTGACCACCGGTCTTTTGGGAAAAAATATTGGACGAAATTGGCACGCGATCGCCGACCTTCCAGCCGTAGACTTTAGCAAGTCGCTCGCCCACTAGCATACCGGATTGGTTGTTGAGCCAAGTTTGAAATTCAGCTGGCTCGACGATCAATTCTTCGTAAACCTTAAAATAACTCTCTGGGTCTATGGCAAAGGACATGATTTGTGTAGCTGGTTCTTGGTAGTAGCCGCCAAACCAGTTGGCGTGGGTCACATCCTTTACCCCTTCCATGGCCTTGATCTTGTTGACGTAGGCGTAGGGTATGGAAACGGTGAAGTTAATTTTGTTAACCACCACAAGTCGATTGTCGGCCGACATATCGATGCCAGAATCGAGCGAGGCCTTTAATGCGGTAATGGCGCCGAAAATGGTAAAGGCGATAAAAATCGAAAACAGGGTGAGTGTTAGCCTTAACTTTTTTCGCGTTATGTTTTTTATGATCAGATAGAAATCATTCATAGCGCGGCTTCCTTGTCGACAAACTCCCCCTTATCCAGATGCAGCGTGCGGTTGGCGTATTTTGCGGCCGAGGGATCATGGGTCACCATGATGATGGTTTTGCCGAACTCGCGATTGAGCAGCTGTAGCATTTTTAAAATTTCATCGGCAGTGCTGCGGTCTAAATCACCGGTGGGTTCGTCACACAGCAAAAGTTTTGGATCTGAGACCACGGCCCGAGCAATGGCAACACGCTGCTGTTGGCCACCGGATAGCTCGCTGGGCATGTGCTTAGCGCGATCGGCCAAACCGACCAGCTCCAGCGCCGTGCTCACACTCTGCTTGCGCTCGGCGCTGGAGAGATTGGTTAGCATTAACGGCAGTTCGACATTGCGCGCGGCGTTTAACATGGGCATTAAATTGTAGAATTGGAAAATATAACCCACGTTGTTCGCGCGCCATTTTGCCAATTGGTTCTCGCTCAAGCGTTCAATAGGGTCGCCGTCGAATAGTATTTCACCCTCTGTGGGCTGATCGACGCCGCCGAGCAGATTTAGCAGGGTGGTTTTACCCGAGCCAGAAGGCCCCATGATGGCAACGAAATCGCCTTTAGCTATGTGTAAATCGAGCTGGTCAAAAATAGTGATGGTTTCCTTGCCCTTTACGAAGCGTTTGGCGACTTTGTTCAGTTCGAATAGGTTGTCCATGAATTTTTCGCTCTCTCGTTAGAATTAGTAAAATGCAACTTTTACACCCATGTCAGGCAGTATGCGTTCATCAGTGGCATCAATTTGAATGCGCACACGCACCGTGGCTTTGCCTCTGTCGGCGGTGGGAATAATGGCAATAACACTGGCGGGTATTTCCCAGTCTGGGTAGGCATCGAGCTGTGCTTTTACCATTTGCTGTGGGCTGACGCGACCAATGAACGCTTCGTTCACATCCACTTCAATCTCCAGCGATGTCATATCCACAATGGTGCAGATGCCAGTTCGGGTGAAGCCGCCACCGGCCGAGCTGGGCGCGACAATTTCACCGGGTTGGGCATTTTTTACCGTAACCACGCCACTAAACGGCGCGCGAATGATGTGGTCGTCGACTAGTTCGGTACGGCGTTGGGTTTCGAAGCGAAGGGCGGCGAGATCCGATTTTGCGCCGGCTAAATTCGCTTTTGCCGTGGCAAGGTTTGTCACCGCTTGGGTTTTCTCAAGCTCGCTAGAATATTTATTTTCTTGTGCGCGACGATATTGGCGCTGCGCCTCTTCCAGCGATGCGCTCAAGCTGTCGACTCGGGCCAGCGCCGATTGCGTTTGTGCCTGTGCTTGTTGCAGGCTCACGCGCGCCAGTGTGTCGTCGAGTCGCGCCAATATTTGATGCTCTTGCACCGCCATACCCTCTTCGACTTCGACGGTTTTGATGAGTCCCATGACTTCGGCGGACACGGTGGCCATTCGGCGCGCGGTGATGTAGCCGGAAGCATTGAGTACCGCACTATTGATCGCGCTTGGCTTAGGTGCCGCGGGTATCTCTTGTTGCTTGGCAGCGGAGCTGGGCGCGCTATTGTCGCTGATGGGTTTGCTGGTTGGGCTTGGGGCTGTCGCGGTTAATACATATGATAGGCCGGCGCCAGTGAGCGCGGCGGCCAACACCAGTATGGCAACTGTAGTATTCGAAAAGCCTGAAGCTTCGGGTGTTTTACTGCGGTCGATGCTGAGTTTACTGAGCAGATCGGTGGTATTTTTATCATTGCTGTTCATAGTCGAGACGGAATCCTTGCCCTATCGGTGTGCCAGCGCGATGTTGTGCTTGATATTCGGCCGGAACTTCGCGACCTATAGTCCCACTTTTTAGATGATATAAAAAGGTCGCGTAAGTACTAAATTAGTCCTAATGATGGCTCCGGGAAAGCGCTAGCTCATGACCGGTGTTGGCTTGCGCTCGTCGTCAATGGCGACAAATTTGAATTCGCCACTAATGGCTTGATGTTGGCCGTCGGCGTACATGTTTTCTAGGCAAATATCGACGTTGACCGTCACGCTTGTGCGCCCAACTCGCACTACCTTCGCAACCAGTTCAACAAATGTTCCTGCGGGAATGGGTTCTTTAAAATCGATGCGATCGGTCGATACTGTCACCAAGGATTTGCGACAAAACCGCGTGGCGGCGATAAACGCTGCCTCGTCCATCCACGATAGTGCTTGGCCGCCGAACAGGGTGTTGTGGTGGTTAGTGGTGCCGGGAAATATCGCTTTCACAATACGGGTAACCGACATCGCCTGACGCTGCTCGAAACTGAATGCTGTGATATTCATCGTTTACCTAAGGTTTCGTTGATGGATGTGAAGTGCCGCTGCTTGCTTTCCGTTTGAGCTTTGAGCTTTGAGCTTTGAGCTTTGAGCTTTGAGTGTGCTGTGGCCTTTTGGTGCAATCTATTGATTGCTCGAAGGTTGCGTTAAGGATTATTCCAAGGATTGCTGTGGCTTGCGCTGGCAATATAGAGCTGTTCCACTTTTTCTCGCGCCCAGGGTGTTTTGCGTAAAAATTTTAAGCTCGACTTTATCGATGGGTCTGATTTGAAACAGTTGATATTGATGCGCTGTGCGAGGCCGTCCCAACCGTAGCGTTGTTCTAGGCTAATTAAAATATTTTCCAAGGTGATGCCATGCAGGGGGTTGTTGGCTTGCGGTAGTGCAGCCTTGGGTGTCGGTGGTTGGCTCGGCATTTCGTTTCCTGTTTGATGTGCTTTCGACGCGGTATTCTTGGCGACTTTTAATGGCAATAGAATTTAACAGCGTTGGTAATAATTTCCCTGTGGTGCCTCGGCCAATAACGCCATGGCAGATTGTATTTTATCTTTCGGAAAGCCTGCTACAGAGGCTTGGTGCGCCGCTTTATCATGCCATTTTTCGACAATAAAAAATTCCGTTTTCTGACTTTCCTGTTGCAGCAGTTCGCAGCTCTCGCAGCCTGGAGATGCGGTTATATAGGGTATCAGCTCGGTGAGAAACAATTTTAGTGCGTCCGCTTGTCCCGCTTTCGCGACGAATCGGTTGATGCGTGTGGCGCTCATAGCTGTCTCGCAAGATGTTGGCCTGACGCTTAGGTGCGTCAGGCTGAGAGTGATTAAGGATTCACAATAGCGTCTACTGTGCCCTGTGCCAAGGGGTGGTATCCGGGCCTAGCGACGGCGTAGACACGCTGGGCGAATGCCTTGCCCGTGGGCGTGGTGACTAGTGCTTTGTATAGCGGTGTGATGAGTTTGCGCCGGCCTATCTGAACGAGATAACTTTCTAAGCGGCTATAGGCGGGCTGGTAGTTATTATTGATGGCAATCAACAGCCAACTGTGGGCAATTTCATTGTTGCCGGTGCTGGTTAATTTGAATTGGGTGTCTAAGTCGAGCATTTGCGCGTCGGTTAACTGCGCCGGCAAATTGTTCAAAAAGTACAGCCATTCGTGCACTGTCCACTCGGTGGCTTTGATGTCCGAGGCTTTCAGGCTGCCGGACAGCCACTGACTGCGCACTTGGTCTATATCGGTAAATGCATTGGACTTAGGCACGGGTGCGCCCTCGGGAATGCCTGGCTGATATATCCACTGTTTTAGCCGTTGCATCGACAATTGCTCGGGGTGCTTGGCGACTAAATGGGTGTCGACATAGGTCAGCCATTCTTCAGTGGATAGGCTGCTAAAGGCGAAATCGGCAAAGTATTGTTTTAGGTAAGCGTCGAACGCCGGGCGGCCGATCTTGGTTTCGATTTCGGTCAGCAGCAAAGCACCCTTTTCGTAGGGCACATCGGAAAAGCCGTCGTCTGGGTCTTTGTCGCGCAAGTCTATTGCCAGCAGTTGATAGGGCGCGGGCAGCTCGGCGATATCGTTTTGCAGGTCTTGGTAGCCCAGTACGCTTTCCATGTTGAAGCGCTTCTGGCCGTAAATCAGCTCCATAATCCGGTAGGTGAGGTAGGTGGTGTGGCCCTCATTCAACCAAAGATCGCGCCAGGTGGCATTGGTAACCGTATTGCCCGACCAGGAGTGTGCCAATTCGTGGGCAATGAGCGACACCAAGCTTTTATCGCCGGCGATGACGGTTGGGGTAATAAAGCTCAAGCGGGGGTTTTCCATGCCGCCGAAGGGGAAACTAGGCGGCAGGATCAGCAAGTCATAGCGGCCCCAGCTGTAGGGCCCATAGGCTTTTTCTGTGCTTTCTAGCATGGCTTCGGTGTCGGCAAACTCAGCCACGGCGGCATCGAGTATTGACGCCTCGGCGTAGACGCCAGTGCGCGCGCCCATGGCTTTGAATTCCAAGTCGCCCACGGCCAAGGCAATTAAATATGACGGGATGGCTTGCGGCATATGGAAGCGATATTCGCCGGTTTTATCGGCGTTGGGCGTGTTCTCGGCGCTCATCACGGCGCGTAAGTTTTTCGGCGTGCGCAAAATGGCGTCGTAGGTTGTGCGCACTTGCGGTGTATCTTGCAGCGGGATAAAGCTGCGGGCATGAATAGCCTGTGCCTGGGTAAACAGGAAGGGATACTTTTTGCCGGCGGTTTGCGCGGGCGTAAGCCACTGCAGCCCGGATGCCGTTGCGCTGGTGCGGTATTGCACTTTAATTTGGTCGGCCTTGGCCGGCAGCGTCACTCGCAGGGCGGCGCCTAAAGCTTCGTGGGGCGCCTCTAATTTAAACCCTGTCTTCGTCCATTTGCCGTCAACCCGCGCGCTGGTGGCGATAATGGTGAGGTCTCGGGTGTCTAATACCAGTTCGCTTGCCTTGGTTGTTTTGCGCTCGAAGTCAAAGATGACCGAGCCGCTCAACTCTTGTTTCTTAAAATCGACGCTAAGATCCAAGGTGAGGTGGGTAGTGAGTACTTGGTGGGGGTTGGCTTGGCTGTGGTAATCCACGCTTGGGTCGAGTTTAGGCGTGGTAGCCACTGCAAGGGTGGCGAGCAGGCTAAGAAGGCCCGAGCAAATGAGGCGTAGCATGGTGTTCTCTCTGATTAAAATAATGAACTTACTAGTCAGACGAAGCATAGAGCAAGTTCCTCCCTAGTTTGTCCTGACACATAAAAAACCCAGCCTAGGCTGGGTTTTTTATGTGGGGCTCCTAGCTGAAACAGCTGGGTTTAATGGTTGCCGCCGAGCTTCTTCTCGAGGTAGTGAATGTTCACACCACCCTTGCGGAAGGCTTCGTCGCGCACCAGGTCTTTCTGTAGCGGAATGTTGGTGCGAATGCCGTCGATCACCACTTCGTCTAGCGCGTTGCGCATCCGATTCAAGGCGATTTCCCGGGTATCGCCATGGGTGATGATTTTGGCAATCATCGAATCGTAATTTGGCGGCACTGTGTAGCCGCCATAAATATGCGAGTCAACCCGCACACCTAAACCGCCTGGCGAATGGAAAGTGTTGATTTTGCCCGGGCAAGGCATAAAGGTCTTTGGATCTTCGGCGTTCACACGGCATTCAAACGCGTGGCCTTTGATCACGATATCCGATTGCTTTAGCGACAATTTATTGCCCGCACAGACGCTGATTTGCTCTTTGATTAAATCCACGCCGGTGACCATCTCGGTGACTGGGTGCTCGACCTGAATACGAGTGTTCATTTCGATGAAATAAAAGCGCTCGTTTTCATACAAGAACTCAAAGGTGCCGGCACCGCGATAGCCAATGTCGACGCAGGCTTTTACGCAAGAGGCGTAGACCTCGTCGCGCACGTGCTGCGGAATACCCGGCGCCGGCGCTTCTTCCAGTACCTTCTGGTGTCGGCGCTGGAGCGAGCAATCGCGATCGCCCAAGTGGATGGCGTTGCCTTGGCCGTCGGACATCACTTGTACTTCAACGTGACGCGGGTTGGTTAAAAACTTTTCCATGTACACAGTGTCGTCGCCAAAGGCGCCCTTGGCCTCGGACTTGGTTACTTGAATGGAGTTGATTAGGGCCGCTTCCGTGTGCACCACGCGCATGCCGCGACCACCGCCACCGGCGGCGGCTTTAATGATGATCGGGTAGCCAATGCGCTTGGCAATGGCTAAGCATTGCTCGCGATCGTCCGGCAGTTCGCCATCTGAGCCCGGCACAGTGGGTACACCGGCTCGCTTCATGGCGGCGATGGCCGATACTTTATCGCCCATTAAGCGAATCACATCGGGATCTGGGCCGATGAAAACGAAGCCGCTTTTTTGGATTTGCTCGGCAAAGTCTGCGTTCTCGGCTAAAAAACCGTAGCCCGGATGTACGGCAACCGAGTCGGTGATTTCCATAGCGCTGATAATGGCTGGGATATTTAAATAGCTGAGTGGCGATGGGTTTGGACCAATGCACACGGTTTCGTCGGCCAGGCGCACGTGCTTAAGATCGCGGTCAATTTTAGAGTGAACCGCCACTGTCTTGATGCCAAGCTCTTTACAGGCGCGCAGTATACGCAGTGCAATTTCACCGCGGTTTGCGATTAATACTTTATCAAACATGAATCCTACTCCTGCTAGTCATTCGTGTGTGTGGCAAGAGGGCCGTTTAAACGATGGTGACTAGAGGTTGATCGAATTCAACTGGCTCGCCATCTTCAACCAAAATGGCTTCGATGATGCCGGCCTTGTCAGCCTCAATTTGGTTCATCATCTTCATGGCTTCAATGATACAAATCACATCGCCCGGTTTTACGTGCTTGCCCACTTCGGCAAAGGCTGGAGAGCCAGGGCTTGGACAGCGATAAAAGGTGCCCACCATCGGCGATTTGATGATGTGGCCGTTTGGCGCTGCCGGAGCTTCTGCTGCAGCAGCAACGGTTGCTGCGGCGGCTGGCGCTGCAGCAGGTGCGCTTTGCTGCATGGGGGCGTATTGCATGGGCATCATTTGTGGCTGATGGTTTGAGCCACGGCTGATGCGTACGGATTCCTCACCCTCTTTAATTTCGATTTCGCCGATATCAGATTCTTCTAACAGCTCAATCAATTTTTTAATTTTACGAATATCCATCACACTCTCACTTTGTGTTTAGGCCTGTTATTGAAAGGTCAGGCTAATTGATTTAGTGCGGCATCCAATGCCAGCTCGTAACCTTGGGCTCCCAGCCCACAGATAACACCCACCGCTACATCCGAAAAGTAGGAGTGGTGGCGAAAACTTTCTCGCTTATGCACATTGGATAAATGTACTTCGATAAACGGAATCCCGACCGCAAGCAACGCATCGCGCAGGGCAATGCTGGTGTGCGTGAAAGCCGCCGGATTGAAAATAATAAAATTTACACCCTCGCGTTTGGCGTCGTGAATGCGATCGATAAGTTCGTATTCAGCGTTGCTTTGCAGAGCTTGTAAATGATGGCCGTCTTTTAGGCAGCGCTCTGTTAAGCGCTGATTAATGTCTGCCAGAGTGGTTGCGCCGTACACTTCAGGTTCGCGGCTACCCAGTAAATTCAAGTTGGGGCCGTGTAACACCAGAATGGTTGCCATCGTGGGGTTTTCACCTCATTAAGCTGCGATTGATAGTGGAACGTCGTCTAAAAGCCCAAAAAACAAACATGGGCTTCAATTGAGGGGCGAGTTTGCCGGAATTGTGACCCCTTGTCCACGTTTGCGGAGGGATATTGTAACTTTCTTGTTAGTTAGCGACCAGATCGCGGAAGTTAGATTCAAAACGCTTGTTTTATTGTGTTTTGCGGCAGTGGAACTAGCACGATCGCGACATGTTGTCAGCGAAATGGGCTTAAAGCGCGCTAGTTAGCGGCATGTTCGAGCAAAGTTGCTGAACATGCCGCTAATTGCTGTAAATGTCGGTCAATTTCCTGCAATGGCGCGGTTTAGCGCCTCGAGGAAGATGTCCGGTGTTAACAGTTGAGGTAAAATTTCTGGTTTTGCCTCTGGGTCGGCTGGAAACATGAGGTATAAGGGCACGCCATTGCGCTGGTATTGCGCCAAAAGCGCGGTGATTTCGGGGTTATATTTCGTCCAGTCCGCTTTAATTAGCATTAAATCGGCATCGGCTATCTCTATTTGCACCGATTGTTGGCTAAATACCAGTTTCTCGTTGGCTAAGCAGGTTAGGCACCAGTCTGCCGTAACATTCACGAATATGGGTTGGCCCTGTTGGCGCTGTTGCTGCCACTGGCTGCTGTCGTAGGCATCCCAGTGATCGGTGGAGACGTCTTTGCTACTGAGTGGCAGCAGCACTGCCAGCGCCAAAGCGCCGAGCAGGCAGAGTTTGGCAAACCAATTTTTAAAGCGCCAAAGCCATAGCGCGAAGCCTAAAGCCAGTAGGCCGCATAGGGCCATGATGAGTTCATCGGTGCTGGTTTGCCGGCCCAGTACCCAGAGTAGCCAGATGGCGGTGAGAAATAACGGAAAGGCCAGAATTTCCTTAAAGGTTTCCATCCACGCACCAGGCTTGGGCAGCCATTTGTGCAGGTGCGGCACGTAACAGAGTGCCAAGAAGGGCAGGGCCATACCGAATCCCAATGCGGCGAACACTGACAGGCTGGCGGCGGGCGATTGGGTCATGGCGTAACCCAGTGCTGTGCCCATAAAGGGCGCGGTACAAGGGCTGGCCACGAGCGTCGCCAAGGTGCCGGTGAAGAATGAACCCTTCAGGCCGCCAGCATTGGCGAGGTTACCGCCAATATTAGCCAGCCCAGTGCCAATTTCTAGGGCGCCGAGTAGCGCCATGCCGAGCACGAAAAACAGGTAAACCAAGCCTAATATTAATAGCGGCGATTGGAGTTGAAAGCCCCAGCCAACGGCTTCGCCGCCGGCTCTGACAATTAATAGTGCGCCGGCGATGGCAACAAAACTCAACACCACGCCAGCGGTGTAGGCCCAGCCGTGCAGTTTGCGGTGTGCGCCGTCTTCGCCACTACTGGCCAGGCTGAGCGCCTTAATAGATAGCACAGGAAATACGCAGGGCATTAAATTGAGCACCGAGCCGCCCAGCATGGCGAGTAAAATGGCGACCAACCAGCTGGTATTGCTAGGTGGCAGCGCCGTCGCAAGAGGTTCCGTGGTTGGGCTTGCGGCGGAGACTTGCGCGAGGGGCGTGGGGGCTTGCTCGGTAAAGGTCTGGCTTTGCGCGCTATAGTTAAACTGCTGGTCTCGCGGCGGGTAGCAAAGCCCGGCATCAGCACAGCCTTGGGACTGAAGATGCAGGCTGAAGTCCTGCGTGAGGTCGAGGCCGCTATTGGGTAAATCTAGGTTGAGGCCGTTGTAAAACACCTCTAGCTCGCGCTCGAAATACTCGTCGTACTTGTGCTTGCCCTTGGGCCAAAGCGGATTAAGGGTCAGGGTTTTGCCCTGCTGGCGGGCCAGCAGCTTAAAGCGCTCTTGGTATAGGTAGTAGCCGGGGCTGATGCGCCACTCCAGTTGCAAGCTGGTTTGATTGCTGAAGGGCAGGGTTTGGTAAGCCTCTTCTATGGGCAGGAATTCGGCTTCGCCACTGAGGCTCGCGGGTTGGGCAAGTTGTGCGACAGCGCTCTGGCTGCTGACTAGGGCCAGCAGTATCAATATCGCGAGCGTTTGCAACGCTGGAACCAAGGTGCCGTATCGGGCACTATGTGCGCTATTTTGGAGAGTTCCTTGGAAAGTTCCGGTCATGTGATTCATTCATTTCTTAGGTTGATGAGTGAGTTATTGCTGAGCCATCAAGGTGCTTAAAGCAGCGGCGGCGGCAAACTGTTGGGCTCAAGAATAACAGGTTGCTTGAAAAGCCGGTGTGCCGAGCGCCAAATTTTGGTAATAAGCGCTATTTTGACGTGGTAAGAGTTTAGATATTGAAGTCGAAAAGAAGTTACAGCTTAGTTGCCCTGTGTTTGGTGGCTCATTTGCTTGGCTGTAGTCAAATAACAGAAATTGTCCCGCGTATCACCAAGCCTGCATTTGAGCCGCGCTCAGAGGCGAAGAGCGATCAGCTGCTCGAATATTTGGCGGCAGCCGATGCGGCCCTAGCGAGGGATCACCTCAGTAGGCCTAAGCGCAACAGTGCCTTTGAGCTGTACCGCAATGCGCTGGTGCTAGACCCAGAAAATGTTCACGCCCACAACGGTGTGGTGTTGATCTTGCGCCGTTATATGGCCTTGGCCAATGCCGCCCTGAGCCAAGGCAACTTCGAGCGAGCGCTCACCTTGTTGGCCCGGGCGCAAAGTCTGGATGCCAATAACCGCGACGTGATTCAAATGCGCCAAGCGCTGGTGCAGCAGGAGCAGCTGTCCTTAAATGGCGAGCGACCTATCGTTGTAAAATTGAGCGTTAAAGAGCTCGAGAGCCGAGACCCGGCCTTGGTGCAGCGACTGCAGGCGCTGGCCCTTTCGCTCGCCGACAGCGGTGAGCGAATTGTCATCTATGCGCGCACCGATATTGAAAGTCGGTGGTTGTACCAACAGCTAAAGCAAGCGCAGCCAAATCATCATTTCGTCGTTACCACGGGGCTGTCGTCTCGGCCGCGTATTGTTCGAGTACCGGTTGTGCGGGAGTCCTGATAGTATCGAGCCGGCTCGTTTAGCCACAAGCGCAGATGCTTGAGCTGCTAGTCTTAAGTGTCCGCTGTAGTGGTCGACTACATTTCTCTAACCTGACTCAGCCCGTCGCGGGATGAGCGAGGAGCTTACGTGAGTTTGTTGCGCC from Simiduia curdlanivorans carries:
- the accC gene encoding acetyl-CoA carboxylase biotin carboxylase subunit, which translates into the protein MFDKVLIANRGEIALRILRACKELGIKTVAVHSKIDRDLKHVRLADETVCIGPNPSPLSYLNIPAIISAMEITDSVAVHPGYGFLAENADFAEQIQKSGFVFIGPDPDVIRLMGDKVSAIAAMKRAGVPTVPGSDGELPDDREQCLAIAKRIGYPIIIKAAAGGGGRGMRVVHTEAALINSIQVTKSEAKGAFGDDTVYMEKFLTNPRHVEVQVMSDGQGNAIHLGDRDCSLQRRHQKVLEEAPAPGIPQHVRDEVYASCVKACVDIGYRGAGTFEFLYENERFYFIEMNTRIQVEHPVTEMVTGVDLIKEQISVCAGNKLSLKQSDIVIKGHAFECRVNAEDPKTFMPCPGKINTFHSPGGLGVRVDSHIYGGYTVPPNYDSMIAKIITHGDTREIALNRMRNALDEVVIDGIRTNIPLQKDLVRDEAFRKGGVNIHYLEKKLGGNH
- a CDS encoding tetratricopeptide repeat protein — its product is MKSKRSYSLVALCLVAHLLGCSQITEIVPRITKPAFEPRSEAKSDQLLEYLAAADAALARDHLSRPKRNSAFELYRNALVLDPENVHAHNGVVLILRRYMALANAALSQGNFERALTLLARAQSLDANNRDVIQMRQALVQQEQLSLNGERPIVVKLSVKELESRDPALVQRLQALALSLADSGERIVIYARTDIESRWLYQQLKQAQPNHHFVVTTGLSSRPRIVRVPVVRES
- a CDS encoding protein-disulfide reductase DsbD family protein; translated protein: MNHMTGTFQGTLQNSAHSARYGTLVPALQTLAILILLALVSSQSAVAQLAQPASLSGEAEFLPIEEAYQTLPFSNQTSLQLEWRISPGYYLYQERFKLLARQQGKTLTLNPLWPKGKHKYDEYFERELEVFYNGLNLDLPNSGLDLTQDFSLHLQSQGCADAGLCYPPRDQQFNYSAQSQTFTEQAPTPLAQVSAASPTTEPLATALPPSNTSWLVAILLAMLGGSVLNLMPCVFPVLSIKALSLASSGEDGAHRKLHGWAYTAGVVLSFVAIAGALLIVRAGGEAVGWGFQLQSPLLILGLVYLFFVLGMALLGALEIGTGLANIGGNLANAGGLKGSFFTGTLATLVASPCTAPFMGTALGYAMTQSPAASLSVFAALGFGMALPFLALCYVPHLHKWLPKPGAWMETFKEILAFPLFLTAIWLLWVLGRQTSTDELIMALCGLLALGFALWLWRFKNWFAKLCLLGALALAVLLPLSSKDVSTDHWDAYDSSQWQQQRQQGQPIFVNVTADWCLTCLANEKLVFSQQSVQIEIADADLMLIKADWTKYNPEITALLAQYQRNGVPLYLMFPADPEAKPEILPQLLTPDIFLEALNRAIAGN
- a CDS encoding M1 family metallopeptidase encodes the protein MLRLTSKFIILIRENTMLRLICSGLLSLLATLAVATTPKLDPSVDYHSQANPHQVLTTHLTLDLSVDFKKQELSGSVIFDFERKTTKASELVLDTRDLTIIATSARVDGKWTKTGFKLEAPHEALGAALRVTLPAKADQIKVQYRTSATASGLQWLTPAQTAGKKYPFLFTQAQAIHARSFIPLQDTPQVRTTYDAILRTPKNLRAVMSAENTPNADKTGEYRFHMPQAIPSYLIALAVGDLEFKAMGARTGVYAEASILDAAVAEFADTEAMLESTEKAYGPYSWGRYDLLILPPSFPFGGMENPRLSFITPTVIAGDKSLVSLIAHELAHSWSGNTVTNATWRDLWLNEGHTTYLTYRIMELIYGQKRFNMESVLGYQDLQNDIAELPAPYQLLAIDLRDKDPDDGFSDVPYEKGALLLTEIETKIGRPAFDAYLKQYFADFAFSSLSTEEWLTYVDTHLVAKHPEQLSMQRLKQWIYQPGIPEGAPVPKSNAFTDIDQVRSQWLSGSLKASDIKATEWTVHEWLYFLNNLPAQLTDAQMLDLDTQFKLTSTGNNEIAHSWLLIAINNNYQPAYSRLESYLVQIGRRKLITPLYKALVTTPTGKAFAQRVYAVARPGYHPLAQGTVDAIVNP
- a CDS encoding VF530 family protein; this translates as MPSQPPTPKAALPQANNPLHGITLENILISLEQRYGWDGLAQRININCFKSDPSIKSSLKFLRKTPWAREKVEQLYIASASHSNPWNNP
- the accB gene encoding acetyl-CoA carboxylase biotin carboxyl carrier protein encodes the protein MDIRKIKKLIELLEESDIGEIEIKEGEESVRISRGSNHQPQMMPMQYAPMQQSAPAAAPAAAATVAAAAEAPAAPNGHIIKSPMVGTFYRCPSPGSPAFAEVGKHVKPGDVICIIEAMKMMNQIEADKAGIIEAILVEDGEPVEFDQPLVTIV
- a CDS encoding ABC transporter ATP-binding protein, with amino-acid sequence MDNLFELNKVAKRFVKGKETITIFDQLDLHIAKGDFVAIMGPSGSGKTTLLNLLGGVDQPTEGEILFDGDPIERLSENQLAKWRANNVGYIFQFYNLMPMLNAARNVELPLMLTNLSSAERKQSVSTALELVGLADRAKHMPSELSGGQQQRVAIARAVVSDPKLLLCDEPTGDLDRSTADEILKMLQLLNREFGKTIIMVTHDPSAAKYANRTLHLDKGEFVDKEAAL
- a CDS encoding putative quinol monooxygenase, with protein sequence MSATRINRFVAKAGQADALKLFLTELIPYITASPGCESCELLQQESQKTEFFIVEKWHDKAAHQASVAGFPKDKIQSAMALLAEAPQGNYYQRC
- a CDS encoding efflux RND transporter periplasmic adaptor subunit, producing MNSNDKNTTDLLSKLSIDRSKTPEASGFSNTTVAILVLAAALTGAGLSYVLTATAPSPTSKPISDNSAPSSAAKQQEIPAAPKPSAINSAVLNASGYITARRMATVSAEVMGLIKTVEVEEGMAVQEHQILARLDDTLARVSLQQAQAQTQSALARVDSLSASLEEAQRQYRRAQENKYSSELEKTQAVTNLATAKANLAGAKSDLAALRFETQRRTELVDDHIIRAPFSGVVTVKNAQPGEIVAPSSAGGGFTRTGICTIVDMTSLEIEVDVNEAFIGRVSPQQMVKAQLDAYPDWEIPASVIAIIPTADRGKATVRVRIQIDATDERILPDMGVKVAFY
- a CDS encoding acyl-CoA thioesterase; amino-acid sequence: MNITAFSFEQRQAMSVTRIVKAIFPGTTNHHNTLFGGQALSWMDEAAFIAATRFCRKSLVTVSTDRIDFKEPIPAGTFVELVAKVVRVGRTSVTVNVDICLENMYADGQHQAISGEFKFVAIDDERKPTPVMS
- a CDS encoding ABC transporter permease, translating into MNDFYLIIKNITRKKLRLTLTLFSIFIAFTIFGAITALKASLDSGIDMSADNRLVVVNKINFTVSIPYAYVNKIKAMEGVKDVTHANWFGGYYQEPATQIMSFAIDPESYFKVYEELIVEPAEFQTWLNNQSGMLVGERLAKVYGWKVGDRVPISSNIFSQKTGGQTWEFTVDGIFRAEDLKVDTGYMVFHYKYFRETNSYGGDSVGWLTLTTTDARLNETVAKAVDDNFANSSAETKTSTEKAFNKAFLEQIGNIGLIIFGVVFMAFFTILIVVGNTMVLAIRERTNEIAVLKTLGFTSMRIFNMVLAESLLLAFIGGLLGLTAAHLIVQAMSAQLAKFLPNIAVDQSVVIQALIYMALLGLITGIMPALNALRLNIVTAFNRG
- the aroQ gene encoding type II 3-dehydroquinate dehydratase, whose translation is MATILVLHGPNLNLLGSREPEVYGATTLADINQRLTERCLKDGHHLQALQSNAEYELIDRIHDAKREGVNFIIFNPAAFTHTSIALRDALLAVGIPFIEVHLSNVHKRESFRHHSYFSDVAVGVICGLGAQGYELALDAALNQLA